A genomic region of Methanosarcina thermophila TM-1 contains the following coding sequences:
- the trkA gene encoding Trk system potassium transporter TrkA, whose product MKAVVIGAGEVGYHIAKFLSLTHDVIVVEKDEEVARRADELDVQVLEGNGANADILTSILHDADILIAVTGVDEVNIVACMTAKLILRSHPGWKETKTIARVSNPDYIDVPVTSRAQVGVDIMICPELALASEVAEVLSSPSAIDAQVFAEGKVQMMEFAIHPDNRLVGQQIKDLKLDDCCIVSAIFRKNEVVIPHGDDAINANDRMVVVGKPRALEELGRIFGNGEPHRNRILLIGCGIVGFYLAKLIDKDENADLKIIEYRKSRCIEVAEMLENALILNGDGTDVNLLREENIEDMDVVLAVTNSDEKNLLCSLLAKQLGAKKVIARADRPDYVPLFEMIGIDMAVSPRQATVNEVLKLTMGRGIEKLATLEGEKAEIIEYTASRSSKIVGKSLDKVKFPKGALVTMVVHNDDTIIPRGDTVIREGDRVIIFALSSAVPAVEKFFK is encoded by the coding sequence ATGAAAGCTGTAGTTATAGGTGCAGGCGAAGTTGGATACCATATCGCAAAATTTCTCTCTCTTACACATGATGTGATTGTTGTCGAAAAAGATGAGGAGGTTGCACGAAGGGCGGATGAACTTGATGTTCAGGTTCTGGAAGGAAATGGCGCAAACGCTGATATTCTCACCAGTATCCTTCATGATGCGGATATTCTGATCGCTGTCACTGGAGTCGATGAGGTCAATATCGTTGCCTGCATGACTGCAAAGCTTATACTAAGGTCCCATCCAGGTTGGAAAGAAACAAAGACAATTGCGAGAGTGAGCAACCCGGATTATATTGATGTGCCTGTAACTTCAAGGGCTCAGGTTGGAGTTGATATCATGATCTGTCCTGAGCTTGCGCTTGCTTCCGAGGTTGCTGAGGTGCTCTCAAGCCCGTCAGCTATAGATGCGCAAGTTTTTGCCGAGGGAAAAGTTCAGATGATGGAATTCGCTATCCATCCAGACAACAGGCTTGTAGGGCAGCAGATAAAGGATCTCAAGCTTGATGACTGCTGCATTGTAAGTGCGATCTTTCGGAAAAACGAAGTAGTTATTCCTCATGGGGATGATGCTATTAATGCAAATGACCGTATGGTAGTTGTAGGCAAGCCCAGAGCCCTGGAAGAACTTGGTCGTATCTTCGGGAACGGAGAGCCCCACAGGAATAGAATTCTCCTTATAGGTTGCGGAATTGTAGGATTTTATCTTGCTAAACTGATTGATAAAGATGAGAATGCAGACCTCAAGATTATCGAGTACAGGAAAAGCCGCTGCATAGAAGTGGCTGAAATGCTGGAAAATGCCCTCATTTTAAACGGGGATGGTACAGATGTCAATCTTTTGAGGGAAGAAAATATCGAAGATATGGACGTTGTGCTTGCAGTTACGAATAGCGATGAAAAAAATCTACTGTGCTCACTTCTGGCAAAGCAGCTTGGGGCAAAGAAAGTGATAGCAAGGGCTGATCGTCCGGATTACGTGCCTTTGTTCGAAATGATTGGGATAGATATGGCAGTCAGTCCCAGGCAAGCAACAGTAAATGAGGTTTTGAAGCTTACAATGGGAAGAGGTATTGAAAAACTTGCCACTCTTGAAGGCGAAAAGGCCGAAATCATCGAGTATACAGCGTCAAGAAGCTCAAAAATAGTCGGAAAATCCCTTGATAAGGTCAAGTTTCCCAAAGGAGCGCTTGTTACAATGGTAGTCCATAATGATGATACTATTATACCTAGAGGAGATACCGTAATTCGGGAAGGAGACAGGGTAATAATCTTTGCTTTATCTTCCGCTGTTCCGGCTGTGGAGAAGTTTTTTAAGTGA
- a CDS encoding TrkH family potassium uptake protein produces the protein MIIPLGVAYYYGESLTPFLVSILVTTLTGFLLLSYKTEEEWMRKEGFAIVALGWLAAAVFGAIPFIMDGISPLNAFFESMSGFTTTGSTILNDIESHPKSILFWRGMIMWLGGMGIIVLFIAILPKLGVAGRQLFRAEMPGPTEDKLKPRVRETARILWTIYFVISFLQVIVLMLAGVSLYDSLNLMFSTVSCGGFSNYRLSVGAFNSPLVEYITALFTFAAGANFALYYRAIFVDKNTLLKDEEFQFYTALILAASGLLTFLLWRDFGTNLSDSFRLAIFHVISVMTTTGLVTTDFNLWSDSAKMILIIVGFIGGCAGSTGGGIKVVRVLILLKHSRMELFKALHPRAIKGVKLNSKNVPEEIVNSIVSFVVIYLLIFVSSTLILSVLGMDIISSFTASIATLGNVGPGMNIVGPMSSFDSIPPLGKLVLISNMWIGRLEVYTVILLFTPEFWKK, from the coding sequence ATGATAATCCCTCTCGGAGTCGCATATTATTACGGGGAGAGTTTAACTCCTTTTCTGGTTTCAATTCTCGTAACCACTCTAACAGGCTTTCTCCTGCTCTCCTATAAGACCGAAGAGGAATGGATGCGCAAGGAAGGCTTTGCAATCGTTGCCCTGGGCTGGCTTGCAGCTGCCGTTTTCGGAGCAATTCCTTTTATTATGGACGGAATCTCTCCTTTAAATGCGTTTTTCGAATCCATGTCAGGATTTACCACTACAGGCTCAACAATTCTTAATGATATAGAAAGCCACCCTAAAAGCATTCTCTTCTGGAGAGGCATGATTATGTGGCTTGGGGGCATGGGTATTATCGTGCTTTTCATTGCTATCCTGCCCAAGCTAGGGGTTGCAGGCCGCCAGCTTTTCCGCGCTGAGATGCCCGGACCCACCGAGGATAAGTTGAAGCCCAGGGTAAGGGAAACCGCAAGAATTCTCTGGACAATTTACTTTGTAATTTCTTTCCTGCAGGTTATCGTCCTTATGCTTGCAGGAGTCTCCCTATATGATTCACTTAATCTTATGTTTTCTACAGTGTCCTGTGGAGGTTTCTCCAATTACAGACTGAGTGTTGGAGCTTTTAACAGCCCCCTTGTAGAGTATATAACAGCGTTATTCACTTTCGCTGCCGGTGCAAACTTTGCCCTTTACTACCGAGCAATATTTGTAGACAAAAATACCCTTCTTAAAGATGAAGAATTCCAGTTTTATACTGCCCTGATCCTTGCTGCAAGCGGGCTTCTCACCTTCCTGCTCTGGCGAGATTTTGGTACAAACCTTTCAGATTCATTCCGACTTGCAATCTTTCATGTAATCTCAGTCATGACAACTACCGGGCTCGTGACAACGGATTTCAATCTCTGGTCTGATTCTGCGAAAATGATACTTATTATAGTTGGGTTTATTGGAGGCTGTGCCGGCTCTACAGGCGGAGGCATCAAGGTTGTACGCGTTCTTATCCTTCTCAAGCACAGTAGAATGGAACTCTTTAAGGCCCTTCATCCAAGAGCCATAAAAGGCGTTAAATTAAACAGTAAAAACGTGCCCGAGGAGATTGTCAATTCCATAGTTTCATTTGTTGTCATTTATCTACTTATCTTTGTCTCAAGCACCCTTATTCTCTCGGTCCTGGGCATGGACATAATATCCTCGTTTACTGCGTCCATAGCTACGCTTGGTAATGTAGGACCAGGCATGAATATCGTAGGCCCTATGAGCAGTTTTGATTCTATCCCCCCTCTAGGGAAATTAGTCCTGATTTCGAATATGTGGATTGGCAGGCTTGAAGTTTATACTGTAATTTTACTCTTCACTCCTGAATTCTGGAAAAAGTGA